Proteins from a genomic interval of Oncorhynchus nerka isolate Pitt River linkage group LG13, Oner_Uvic_2.0, whole genome shotgun sequence:
- the LOC115139695 gene encoding protein Largen-like produces the protein MSGTSNAESSEGVVSKVKVKKQIKTIMKDLETILGDLRDVAKELKEVVHEIDSLTCDLQLEEAMTDSSKTDTLNSSCSSSTTTASSIDKIKIYPDDAIFRPPSVIPAVLTVLKKPHPPLPPPRLTSIKAEENNKNPPSGNLLAKANGTLMCNEVFTGKPNRDLLYCISNSIPEKGRTPMSLLRHEESKCHQATRERVRFSEKVQYHGYCPDCDLQYDVNNTDIHLQTELTEEMSPVHQCSSSSPPPQLLLENGGLSVSHSFPPANSPCVPHPNPSLKPQKTILRKSTTTTV, from the exons ATGTCAGGGACATCAAATGCAGAATCTTCTGAAGGAGTAGTCTCCAAAGTGAAAGTAAAAAAGCAGATCAAGACAATCATGAAGGATTTGGAGACCATCCTGGGAGACTTGAGGGATGTGGCCAAAGAGCTCAAAGAG GTTGTGCATGAGATCGACTCCCTCACGTGTGACCTACAGCTGGAGGAGGCGATGACGGACAGTTCCAAGACAGACACCCTGAACAGCAGctgtagcagcagcaccaccACAGCCTCCAGCATTGACAAGATCAAGATCTACCCTGACGACGCTATCTTTAGGCCCCCGTCTGTCATCCCTGCTGTCCTGACTGTGCTGAAGaagccccaccctcctctcccgcCTCCCAGGCTGACATCTATCAAAGCGGAGGAGAACAACAAGAATCCTCCATCAGGGAACCTACTAGCCAAGGCTAACGGGACTCTTATGTGCAATGAAGTTTTCACAGGGAAGCCAAACAGAGACTTATTGTACTGCATCTCAAATAGTATTCCAGAGAAAGGACGTACACCCATGTCTTTGCTACGGCATGAAGAGAGCAAATGCCACCAGGCCACCAGGGAGCGGGTCCGATTCAGTGAAAAGGTCCAGTATCACGGGTACTGCCCTGACTGTGACCTGCAATATGACGTCAATAACACAGATATACACTTACAGACAGAATTGACTGAAGAAATGAGCCCTGTCCATCAgtgttcctcctcctcaccaccaccCCAGCTCCTGTTGGAAAATGGCGGCCTCAGTGTCAGCCATAGTTTCCCTCCTGCAAACTCGCCTTGTGTGCCTCATCCTAACCCTTCCTTGAAACCACAGAAAACCATCCTCCGAAAATCAACCACCACAACGGTTTGA